The window GACATCGACGACGCCATCCGGGTGGTCGAGGAGGCATACCAGGCATGGAGCGACGCGCACTGAACCTCTGTGTCTACTGCGGATCACACGATTCCGTCCCACGCGGCTACCTCGACCTCGCCGATGAGGTGGGCGCGGGCTTGGCCGCGCGCGGCTGGAACCTCGTGTGGGGCGGCTCGTCGGCGGCGATGATGGGCGCGGTGGCCCGTGCCGCCCGCCGCGGCGGCGCCCGCACCCTCGGGGTGATCCCGAGCGGTCTGGTCGCCCTGGAACGCGCCGACCCGCAGGCCGACGAACTGGTCGTCGTCGACACCATGCGCGAGCGCAAGGCCGTCATGGACGACCGGTCCGACGCCTTCCTCGCCCTGCCCGGCGGGCTGGGCACGTGCGAGGAGCTGTTCGAGGTGTGGACCTCGCGCTACCTCGGGATGCACGACAAGCCGGTCGTCCTGCTCGACCCGGACGACCACTACGAGGGTCTGATCAAGTGGGCCCGCGAGCTGCAGTCGCGCGGTTTCGCCTCCCAGGCGGCGCTCGACGCGCTCGTGGTCGTGCGGACCGCCGAGGAAGCCCTGGACGCCTGCGCGGGCTGAGCCTTTCCAGGCCCAGCCCGCGTGCCGGTCAGCCGTGGACGCGCACGACGTCCACGGTGTGCCGGTCGACGTCGCAGAACCGTTCGGTCACCCATTCCTTGCGGGAGAACAGGTCCGTCTGGTCGTTGTGGTGCGGCGACAGCGGATCCGATGACTGTGAGTACGCCATCACGGTCTTCGCCTCCGGGCACCCGTCGCCGGTCAGCGCGACGACGTGCAGGTAGCTGGAGCTGTTCGAGCCCGCGCCGCCGACATCGGTGTACCCGCGTTTGGCGTCCCACGCGCTGGTGATCACGTTGAACACGCCCAGTTCCGGCCGGCCGCCGCCGATCGGGAACCGCTTGCCACCGCGGTCGACGTACTGGTTCGCGCCCAGCGCCGCGTCCGGTGCGATCCCGGCGCCCGCCAGGTCGGACACCGCGTCGGCGAGGGCGACGGCCAGCGCGGGATTATCCGCGGCGAGCGTGTTCGGCGTGGCCACGGGGGAGTCCACCGCGAACGGCGTGCGCCACAACTGTCCACTCGGGATTGTTCGGACTCGGCTCCAGTAGCGGGTGAACAGCAGCGCGCCCCGACTGTCCACATCAGACTTGCGGTCCCACTGGGACAGCGCGGCGCAGGCGGCGGTCAGGTCGACGACCCGGCCCACGGAGTCCGTCGCTTTGTGTCCCACCGCCGCGCACATTTCCAGGGTGCCCGGCACGGCCAGTTCGGCGGCGTACACCCGGTTCGACAGCGTGAGGTCCATCGCCGCCCGCGGGGTGAACTTGCCCGCGCGCAACTGGTCGGTGATCTCGGTGAGGGTGTCCCGGGTGCGGACGTTGCGTTCGGTCGCGGCCGTGCCCAGGATGCGGTGCGTCGGGGTCATCGGCGCGGCGGCGTTGCCCAGCCAGTAGCTCTGGTTGGAATTGCTGACGTAGTCGCTCCGCCACTGCAGCGGGAGATTCCCCGGACCGAACGTGCCCGGCTGGATCGCGTCCCGGTCGGTGCCCCAGGCGCACTCGGCGCGAGACCCGTCGAGCACGGCGAGGCCCTGGGTGGGGAAGAGCGTCCTGCTCAGCGCGGTGCCGCAGCGCTCGGCGTGCGCGTCGGTCACGTTCGGCACCACCGACATGCCGGAGTACGCGGTGTCGCCTCGGGAATCGGTCACCGTCATGTTGAAGATCGAGACGCCCTGGGTGCGGCGAACGGCCGCGATGTACTCACCCGTGCTCTGCGCCCGGTTCACCGCGGCCAGGCTGTTGAGCAGCCGCAGATTGCCCGCGTTCGGGTCGGCGAGCGCGTAGGCCGTGGTGGCCGTCCAGGGGAGCGCGTTCCCGCGGACGTTGGTGACCACCGGCCCGTAGCGGGTCCACCACTGGGTTCGGGTGACCGGGCCCGCCGGGGTGTCGACGGTGACGTCGCGGCGGGTCATCGCCTCTTCCTGGCCGTCGACGAGGTAGGTCGTCGGGTTCGCCAGGGTCAGCTCGAAGAGGGTGAACGGGGTGACGCCGTCGGTGATGGTGCCGCTCCACGCCATCCGGGCGGTGTGCCCCAGGGCGATCGTGGGCAGGCCGACGAAGGACGCGCCGATCACGTCGAGCTTGCCCGGCACGGTCACGTGCGACTGGTGCCAGAGGTAGTCACCGCCCCACGGCAGGTGCGGGTTGGCGATCGAGATGCCGCGCCCGCTCACCGTGGCGTCGCGGCCCAGGGCGATCGCGTTGCTGCCCGGACCCGCCATGCGGTCGGTGCCGGCGGTGGCGGTTCCGGCGCTCGGGCCGGTGGCGAGGAAGTCGGGTGCGGCCGACTGGCCCAGGGCCATGCCCCAGGCGTAGGCGCGGCGGTAGACGTCGACCTCGGTCATCGGGCGCAGCCAGGGCGCCCCGGCACAGGAAGTCCGGTGTCGCTCGGCGAGGTACTTGTTGTAACCCGCCGCGTAGCCGCGCACTAGGTCGCGGACGTCGGCGCTCGGCCCGAGCGGCGCGGGCTGGGCCATCAGCCGCTCGACCGTGCCCGCGTCGGCGATGCCGCGGAAGTACAGGTCGCTGCTGAGGTTGCTGCTCGCCCGCACGATCGTGCCCGACGGCCTGCCGTCCGGCCCGAACCAGCGTGAACGCTCCCCGGCGAGCGAGGCCATGCCCTCGCCGATGACGCACAGGTGGTCGCGGGCCTGCGCGTACCCCTGGCCGAACCCGGCGCCGCGGAGGTCGCGGGCCTTGATGTGCGGCACCCCGAACTCGGTGTACCGGATGGTGGTCTCCGGCCCCGCCGCGCGCGCGGCAGGCGCCAAGGCCAGTACCGACAGCCCGGCCAGCGCCGCCGCGAGCCCTTTCCTCGTGTGCCCCATGAAGATCCCCTTCGGCTGGTTCGTCCAGCCAACTTTGATCTTCCGAGGCGGAGTTCTCACTGCGGTGCGCCGCCGAATCGATGGTGGGGCAGGCCCTACCGGTTCGAGGGTATTCCCAGATAACCGCTGGTCAGGCGGCGTTGGGCCGCTTGTGGTACGAGTCGACGTACTCCTGACCGGAGAGCTCCATGATCGCGTACATGATCTCGTCGGTCACCGCGCGGCGGATGGGCAGGGAGTTGCCGAGGCCGTCGTAGCGGCTGAAGTTCAGGGGTGTGCCGAAGCGCACGGTGATGCGGTGGGGCCGGGGGAGCTTCTTGCCCTTCGGCTGCACCTTGTCGGTGCCGATCAGCGCGACCGGGACCACGACCGCGTTGTGCTCGAGGGCCAGCTGCGCCACCCCGGTGCGGCCGCGGTGCAGCCTGCCGTCGAGCGAACGGGTGCCCTCGGGGTGGATCGCGAAGGCGCCACCGGCGTCGAGGATGGCGCCCGCGTCGTCGAGCGAGGCGAGGGCGGCGCGGCTGTTGTCCCGCTGGACGGGGACGGCGCCGAGGGCCCGGAAAAGGGTTCCGACCAGGCGACCCTTGATGGACTTGCCCTCGAAGTACTCCGACTTGGCCAGGAAGGCGACCTTGCGGCCGACCATCATCGGCACCACGAAGCTGTCGATGACGGCGAGGTGGTTGATCGCCAGGATGACCGGCCCCTTGGCGGGCACGCGGTCCGCTCCCTCCACCACCGGCCGCAGGAACAACCTGGCGAGGAAGGACAGCACGACACGCAGCGCGCGGTAGAACACGAGGGGGCCTCCTTGGTCGTCTCTACTGTAACCACGCCGACGCCCGGTCACCCGTCGTCCATGGCACGATCGGTAGCCGTGAATCAGCTCCGGTTCGGCACGCGCGCGGTCCCGCAGGACCGGGCGCTGGTGATGGCGATCGTCAACCGCACCAGGGACTCCTTCTACGACCAGGGCGCGACATTCGCCGAAGGGCCCGCGCTGGCCGCAGTCGAGCAGGCGGTGGCCGACGGTGCCGACATCGTCGACATCGGCGGCGTCCGGGCCGGGTCCCACGGCGAACCGGTCGACGCGGCCGAGGAGGCCCGCAGGGTTGTGCCGTTCGTCACGGCCGTCCGTGACCGCCACCCCGACCTGGTCATCAGCGTCGACACCTGGCGCCACGAGGTCGGCCGCGCGGTCTGTGAGGCGGGCGCCGACCTCATCAACGACACCTGGGCGGGTGCCGACCCGCTGCTCGCGGAGGTCGCCGCCGAGTTCGGGGTCGGCATCGTCTGCTCCCACACCGGCGGCGCCCAGCCGCGCACCGACCCGCACCGGGTCCGCTACACCGACGTCGTCGCCCAGGTCGTCGCCGAGCTGGTCGAGCGGGCCGAGCGAATGGTCACACTCGGCGTCCCCCGCGAAGGGGTGCTGATCGACCCGACGCACGACTTCGGCAAGAACACCTGGCACGGCCTTGAGCTGCTGCGCAGGCTCGACGAGCTGGTCGCCACGGGGTGGCCGGTGCTCATGGCGCTGTCGAACAAGGACTTCATCGGCGAGACCCTCGGTGCTGGCCTGCGTGAGCGGGTCGATGGCACACTCGCCGCGACGGCCGTGTCCGCGTGGACGGGCGCACGGGTTTTCCGCGCGCACGAGGTGCGGCAGACAAGGCAGGTGGTGGACATGGTGGCGAGCATCGCCGGGACGAGACCGCCCGCGCGCGCGGTTCGGGCACTCGCGTGAGCGGGATGCTGGACCACACCTGGCAGAGTCCAGAGTGGACAATCTCGCAGTTGGTGTGCGCCAAGGGAACCCGCACGGTCAGCGTGGTGCTCCCGGCCCTGGACGAAGAGGGCACGGTCGGCCAGGTCGTCGAGTCCGTCCGGCCGCTGCTCGGCACCCTCGTCGACGAACTCATCGTGCTCGACTCCGGCTCCGCCGACCACACCGCGGCCGTCGCCACCGCCGCGGGAGCCCGGGTGGTCCACCGCGGCGACGTCCTCCCGGACCTCGAGCCACGGCCCGGCAAGGGCGAAGTCCTGTGGCGGTCGCTGGCCGCCACCACCGGTGACCTGCTGGTCTTCCTGGACACGGACCTCATCGAGCCCGACCCGGCGTTCGTCCCGTCGCTGCTCGGCCCGTTGCTGACCGCGTCGGGCGTGCACCTGGTCAAGGGCTTCTACCGGCGCCCGCTGCGGATGGAGAGCGAGGAGGCGGGCACCGGCGGCGGCCGCGTCACCGAACTCCTGGCCCGCCCCGTGTTGTCGGCCCTACGCCCGGAGCTGTCCGGCGTGATCCAGCCCCTCGGCGGCGAATACGCGGCAACCCGGGAATTCCTGCAGTCGGTCCCGTTCGCGGCCGGGTACGGGGTGGAGATCGGACTGCTGCTCGACGCCCACTCGCGGTACGGGTTGGAGGGGTTGGCGCAGGTCAACCTCGGTGTGCGCAAGCACCGGAACCGGTCGCTGCTGCAGCTCGGGGTGATGGCCCGGCAGATCTTGGGCACGGCGTTGGACCGGTGTGGGATCGAGGCCGGGTCGGGTGAGCTGACCCAGTTCGTGCAGGTGGGCGGGGAGTGGCTGCCGGACACCATTGACGTGCTGGTGGCCGACCGACCGCCGATGGCCGAGATCCTGGTCGGCCGCTGAGCTCACTCGGTGATCTTCGGGTGCGCGGTACTCGCGGCCACCGATCGTCCTTGTGCCGAGCGAGCCACGCAATCGATGCTGCCTGGCGGGATTCTCCGGCGTGACAGGGCGTTCGGTGAGAATCAGGTTTCGGTGGGTGTGGGCACGGACCCGAAATCGTCACCGTCGATCGGCTCGGTGAGAGCCGCCGCCAGTTCGGCGTCCGCGTGGCCAAACGCGGTGGTCGGCAGAGGCTTGGAACGCGCGCGCGAAGTCCGCGACGAACCGGTGGCGGTCGCGTTCCGGGAGCGCGTCGACCCAGGGGAACTCGTCAGTCAGCGACCGAGCAGCCGCCTCCCATGCCTCTTTCGGCAGGTGGGAGAGCAGGCTGCGCAGCGCCCGCGCGGCGTGCACCGCGCCATCAGCTGTCGCCGCCGCGCGATCGACCCTGGTCAGCAGCAGTGCGG is drawn from Actinokineospora alba and contains these coding sequences:
- a CDS encoding LOG family protein, which encodes MERRALNLCVYCGSHDSVPRGYLDLADEVGAGLAARGWNLVWGGSSAAMMGAVARAARRGGARTLGVIPSGLVALERADPQADELVVVDTMRERKAVMDDRSDAFLALPGGLGTCEELFEVWTSRYLGMHDKPVVLLDPDDHYEGLIKWARELQSRGFASQAALDALVVVRTAEEALDACAG
- a CDS encoding penicillin acylase family protein is translated as MGHTRKGLAAALAGLSVLALAPAARAAGPETTIRYTEFGVPHIKARDLRGAGFGQGYAQARDHLCVIGEGMASLAGERSRWFGPDGRPSGTIVRASSNLSSDLYFRGIADAGTVERLMAQPAPLGPSADVRDLVRGYAAGYNKYLAERHRTSCAGAPWLRPMTEVDVYRRAYAWGMALGQSAAPDFLATGPSAGTATAGTDRMAGPGSNAIALGRDATVSGRGISIANPHLPWGGDYLWHQSHVTVPGKLDVIGASFVGLPTIALGHTARMAWSGTITDGVTPFTLFELTLANPTTYLVDGQEEAMTRRDVTVDTPAGPVTRTQWWTRYGPVVTNVRGNALPWTATTAYALADPNAGNLRLLNSLAAVNRAQSTGEYIAAVRRTQGVSIFNMTVTDSRGDTAYSGMSVVPNVTDAHAERCGTALSRTLFPTQGLAVLDGSRAECAWGTDRDAIQPGTFGPGNLPLQWRSDYVSNSNQSYWLGNAAAPMTPTHRILGTAATERNVRTRDTLTEITDQLRAGKFTPRAAMDLTLSNRVYAAELAVPGTLEMCAAVGHKATDSVGRVVDLTAACAALSQWDRKSDVDSRGALLFTRYWSRVRTIPSGQLWRTPFAVDSPVATPNTLAADNPALAVALADAVSDLAGAGIAPDAALGANQYVDRGGKRFPIGGGRPELGVFNVITSAWDAKRGYTDVGGAGSNSSSYLHVVALTGDGCPEAKTVMAYSQSSDPLSPHHNDQTDLFSRKEWVTERFCDVDRHTVDVVRVHG
- a CDS encoding lysophospholipid acyltransferase family protein; the protein is MFYRALRVVLSFLARLFLRPVVEGADRVPAKGPVILAINHLAVIDSFVVPMMVGRKVAFLAKSEYFEGKSIKGRLVGTLFRALGAVPVQRDNSRAALASLDDAGAILDAGGAFAIHPEGTRSLDGRLHRGRTGVAQLALEHNAVVVPVALIGTDKVQPKGKKLPRPHRITVRFGTPLNFSRYDGLGNSLPIRRAVTDEIMYAIMELSGQEYVDSYHKRPNAA
- the folP gene encoding dihydropteroate synthase; translated protein: MARSVAVNQLRFGTRAVPQDRALVMAIVNRTRDSFYDQGATFAEGPALAAVEQAVADGADIVDIGGVRAGSHGEPVDAAEEARRVVPFVTAVRDRHPDLVISVDTWRHEVGRAVCEAGADLINDTWAGADPLLAEVAAEFGVGIVCSHTGGAQPRTDPHRVRYTDVVAQVVAELVERAERMVTLGVPREGVLIDPTHDFGKNTWHGLELLRRLDELVATGWPVLMALSNKDFIGETLGAGLRERVDGTLAATAVSAWTGARVFRAHEVRQTRQVVDMVASIAGTRPPARAVRALA
- a CDS encoding glucosyl-3-phosphoglycerate synthase, with translation MLDHTWQSPEWTISQLVCAKGTRTVSVVLPALDEEGTVGQVVESVRPLLGTLVDELIVLDSGSADHTAAVATAAGARVVHRGDVLPDLEPRPGKGEVLWRSLAATTGDLLVFLDTDLIEPDPAFVPSLLGPLLTASGVHLVKGFYRRPLRMESEEAGTGGGRVTELLARPVLSALRPELSGVIQPLGGEYAATREFLQSVPFAAGYGVEIGLLLDAHSRYGLEGLAQVNLGVRKHRNRSLLQLGVMARQILGTALDRCGIEAGSGELTQFVQVGGEWLPDTIDVLVADRPPMAEILVGR